One genomic region from Lysobacterales bacterium encodes:
- a CDS encoding BLUF domain-containing protein, translated as MFLSRLIYASRAVDSLQTADIEQILEASRRNNGKVGVSGVLLFSAREFLQCLEGSREAVNQTYARILGDPRHAEVLMLDYREVSRRLFPDWSMQALAPGLLSRQRVLRYSERELFSPTRMGAASALAMLEDIAGDIERHGLAEVSAARESGSTPAEPLSAGARNSLLAKLRGGAG; from the coding sequence ATGTTCCTCAGTCGTCTCATCTACGCCAGCCGCGCCGTCGACAGCCTGCAGACGGCGGATATCGAACAGATTCTCGAGGCCTCACGCCGCAACAACGGCAAGGTCGGCGTCAGCGGTGTGCTGCTGTTTTCGGCCCGCGAATTCCTGCAGTGTCTCGAAGGCTCGCGCGAGGCGGTCAACCAGACCTACGCGCGCATCCTCGGCGACCCACGCCACGCCGAGGTGCTGATGCTCGACTACCGCGAAGTGTCCCGCCGCCTGTTCCCCGACTGGAGCATGCAGGCGCTGGCGCCCGGGCTGTTGTCGCGGCAGCGGGTGCTGCGCTACTCCGAGCGCGAACTGTTCAGCCCCACACGGATGGGCGCGGCGAGCGCGTTGGCGATGCTGGAAGACATCGCCGGTGACATCGAGCGCCATGGCCTCGCCGAGGTCAGCGCCGCCCGTGAATCCGGCTCGACGCCCGCGGAGCCGCTCTCTGCCGGCGCGCGCAACAGCCTGTTGGCCAAGCTGCGCGGCGGAGCCGGCTGA
- a CDS encoding NAD(P)-binding domain-containing protein, whose product MRIGIIGSGGLGSNIARVLASRQVPATIANRRGPASLAPLVAELGPSITAGTVAEAASADIVLVAVRWVDLGTALAGLPAWNGRIVIDGTNPVAFLEPGSPEASDPTNPLAAWGIKEIDLGGRASTEVFSGFVPGARVVKAFNHLDVQVLAQPTVPGGRRVQFYSGDDANAKAEVRALIDEMGHFPVDLGSIEVGGRLASLPFGALAATHFIAL is encoded by the coding sequence ATGCGCATTGGCATCATCGGCTCCGGCGGCCTCGGCTCCAACATCGCGCGGGTCCTCGCCAGCCGGCAGGTCCCCGCCACCATCGCCAACCGCCGCGGCCCCGCGTCGCTCGCACCGCTCGTCGCTGAGCTCGGTCCTTCGATCACCGCTGGCACTGTCGCTGAGGCCGCCAGCGCCGACATCGTGCTCGTGGCCGTGCGCTGGGTCGACCTCGGGACCGCGCTCGCCGGCCTGCCGGCTTGGAATGGCCGGATCGTCATCGACGGTACCAACCCCGTGGCCTTCCTTGAGCCGGGCTCGCCCGAGGCCAGCGATCCCACGAATCCGCTCGCGGCCTGGGGGATCAAGGAGATCGACCTCGGCGGCCGCGCCTCGACCGAGGTGTTCAGCGGCTTCGTGCCGGGCGCGCGGGTGGTGAAGGCCTTCAACCACCTTGACGTGCAGGTGCTGGCGCAGCCCACCGTACCGGGCGGAAGGCGCGTGCAGTTCTATTCCGGCGACGACGCCAATGCAAAGGCCGAGGTCCGCGCGCTGATCGATGAGATGGGCCATTTCCCGGTCGACCTGGGCTCGATCGAAGTGGGCGGCCGCCTCGCGTCGCTGCCCTTCGGCGCCTTGGCTGCGACCCACTTCATCGCGCTCTGA
- a CDS encoding LysR family transcriptional regulator, whose translation MDHLNLNDIALFVQVMRHGSFAEAGRQLGLPSNTVSRRIQDLESQLGVRLLQRSTRKLTPTGAGLALHARCAEPVEGLFEASQDLMLGHEEPRGVVRVAAPADFFDFFAMPWVAGFLQSHPRVSLDFVLSDANTDLIAERIDVAFRGGAMEDSGHVGRAVLPEGEEGLVASPTYLAARGVPTTLAELAAHAFVAFSRPGRSVSWRMRGPDGSEDEIKVTPCFSANTAQVLRKATLAGIGIALLPRPVIRRDLDAGLVVPVLPGWTRRGRGLHVLYPSRRHLPAAVTAFIDLAVERLRELEA comes from the coding sequence ATGGACCACTTGAACCTCAACGACATCGCACTCTTCGTCCAGGTCATGCGCCACGGCAGCTTCGCCGAGGCCGGACGTCAGCTGGGACTGCCGTCGAACACCGTCAGTCGGCGCATCCAGGACCTGGAGTCGCAGCTCGGCGTCCGGCTGCTGCAGCGCTCCACCCGCAAGCTCACACCGACCGGCGCGGGGCTGGCGCTGCATGCGCGCTGCGCCGAGCCGGTCGAGGGCCTGTTCGAGGCCTCGCAGGACCTGATGCTCGGCCACGAGGAGCCGCGCGGCGTGGTGCGGGTGGCCGCCCCGGCGGACTTCTTCGACTTCTTCGCGATGCCGTGGGTGGCCGGGTTCCTGCAGTCCCACCCGCGGGTGTCGCTGGACTTCGTGCTCAGCGACGCGAACACCGACCTGATCGCCGAGCGCATCGACGTGGCGTTCCGCGGCGGCGCGATGGAGGACTCCGGGCATGTGGGCCGCGCCGTTCTGCCTGAGGGCGAGGAGGGCTTGGTCGCCAGCCCCACCTATCTCGCCGCCCGCGGCGTGCCGACGACACTGGCCGAACTGGCTGCGCACGCATTCGTGGCGTTCTCCCGCCCGGGACGCAGCGTCAGCTGGAGGATGCGAGGCCCGGACGGCAGCGAGGACGAAATCAAGGTGACCCCTTGCTTCAGCGCCAACACCGCCCAGGTCCTTCGCAAGGCGACCTTGGCCGGGATCGGCATCGCGCTGCTGCCGCGCCCGGTGATCCGCCGCGATCTCGACGCCGGGCTGGTGGTGCCCGTGCTGCCGGGCTGGACACGCCGCGGCCGCGGGCTGCACGTGCTCTACCCGAGCCGGCGGCACCTGCCGGCCGCGGTGACCGCCTTCATCGATCTGGCGGTCGAGCGCTTGCGGGAACTGGAAGCCTGA
- a CDS encoding serine/threonine protein kinase, which translates to MKTHLGHYEIVAELGRGGMGVVYKGFEPALNRFVAIKELSPSLAHDPQLVERFLREARSMAALNDPHIIQIYFIGQENGQPFFVMEFVEGESLSGLLKREGRLQPEVALKILHQTAQGLATAHDAGVIHRDIKPGNLMLSTRGQVKIADFGIALATQDLSKKLTTTGEFVGTPGYLSPEVCLGKPVDQRSDVFSLGIVLFEMLSGKTPFSDESPLGLMLEVVKAEIPDVRQLNEAVDTQAAAILAKMLAKDPHDRFQNCHDLAAALQAHPLVAQTGALKLPAVKAAMSDATVIGAPTPASQPKRAPTPPPVVSAAGVGVTTPAPGSNPPPVPPAAAPPVPDTATRARSPARPSVLEAQKRGGGGKLAIGIAAGLALLVAGSVFAFRAPLMNLVSGFYDGFVGSSYSDGVAAGRASNPVGTSTAATAPANEVAPSQTGANSLDAAAGSAALIAADAAARGNTIGSAVAVQTPPVEPTLPDAQPEPAAPSTALEAAEPTAAAAAAVVGAKLAGSADAPSATTGPNTREAVPSRNPAANANAVAQAPVQTASAEPPRSQMPPPPPRIAVVALGDSAITGPARQRIEEQLIRQGFDVVDSDLLDVDGGAPLPQMFRQIRRQAAAVVVVRAEPIGSQELQYYGQSSTLYSVQLGVRAFVVGDQRPLGAGWRERVDFTTLNAEIKALESIEPRLDSLVDALSDYRPRRRS; encoded by the coding sequence ATGAAGACCCACCTCGGCCACTACGAGATCGTCGCGGAGCTGGGACGCGGCGGCATGGGCGTCGTCTACAAGGGCTTCGAGCCGGCGCTGAACCGTTTCGTCGCGATCAAGGAGCTCTCGCCCTCGCTGGCCCACGACCCGCAGCTGGTCGAGCGCTTCCTGCGTGAGGCGCGCTCGATGGCGGCGCTGAACGACCCGCACATCATCCAGATCTATTTCATCGGCCAGGAGAACGGCCAGCCCTTCTTCGTGATGGAGTTCGTCGAGGGCGAATCGCTGTCGGGCCTGCTGAAGCGCGAGGGTCGCCTGCAGCCGGAGGTGGCGCTGAAGATCCTGCACCAGACGGCGCAGGGCCTGGCCACGGCCCACGACGCCGGAGTGATCCACCGCGACATCAAGCCCGGCAACCTGATGCTGTCCACCCGCGGCCAGGTCAAGATCGCCGACTTCGGCATCGCGCTCGCGACCCAGGATCTGTCCAAGAAGCTCACCACGACCGGTGAGTTCGTCGGCACCCCCGGTTACCTCTCGCCCGAGGTGTGCCTCGGCAAGCCCGTCGACCAGCGTTCGGACGTGTTCTCGCTGGGCATCGTGCTGTTCGAGATGCTGAGCGGCAAGACGCCGTTCTCGGACGAGAGCCCGCTGGGCCTGATGCTGGAGGTGGTCAAGGCCGAGATTCCGGACGTTCGCCAGCTGAACGAGGCGGTCGACACCCAGGCCGCGGCGATCCTCGCGAAAATGCTGGCCAAGGATCCGCATGACCGCTTCCAGAACTGCCACGACCTTGCGGCTGCGCTGCAGGCGCATCCGCTGGTGGCGCAGACCGGCGCGCTGAAGCTGCCGGCCGTGAAGGCGGCGATGTCCGACGCCACCGTGATCGGTGCGCCCACTCCGGCCTCGCAGCCCAAGCGCGCGCCCACGCCGCCGCCGGTGGTGAGTGCGGCTGGGGTCGGTGTGACCACGCCCGCGCCTGGCTCCAACCCGCCGCCGGTACCACCGGCAGCAGCGCCACCGGTGCCAGACACCGCGACGCGTGCGCGGTCTCCGGCGCGGCCCTCCGTGCTGGAAGCGCAGAAGCGCGGCGGCGGCGGCAAGCTGGCGATTGGCATCGCGGCGGGACTGGCCCTGCTGGTGGCGGGCAGCGTATTCGCCTTCCGTGCGCCGCTGATGAATCTGGTCAGCGGCTTCTACGACGGATTCGTTGGCAGCAGCTACTCGGACGGCGTCGCCGCTGGGCGCGCCAGCAATCCTGTCGGTACCAGCACGGCGGCGACGGCCCCGGCCAACGAGGTCGCGCCCAGCCAGACCGGCGCCAATTCGCTCGATGCAGCGGCGGGCAGTGCCGCCCTGATCGCTGCCGATGCCGCGGCGCGCGGCAATACCATCGGCAGCGCGGTCGCGGTGCAGACGCCGCCGGTCGAGCCCACGCTGCCGGACGCGCAGCCCGAGCCTGCCGCGCCCTCGACCGCGCTGGAAGCCGCAGAGCCCACCGCCGCTGCGGCCGCGGCCGTGGTCGGCGCCAAACTGGCAGGCTCCGCGGATGCGCCTTCTGCGACCACCGGGCCGAACACCCGTGAGGCCGTGCCCTCGCGAAACCCTGCCGCGAACGCCAATGCCGTCGCGCAGGCGCCCGTCCAGACCGCCAGCGCGGAGCCGCCGCGCAGCCAGATGCCACCGCCGCCGCCGCGCATCGCTGTGGTCGCACTGGGCGACTCGGCGATCACCGGGCCGGCCCGCCAGCGCATCGAGGAGCAGCTGATTCGTCAGGGCTTCGACGTGGTGGACAGCGATCTTCTGGATGTCGACGGCGGCGCACCGCTGCCGCAGATGTTCCGCCAGATCCGTCGTCAGGCCGCGGCCGTGGTGGTGGTGCGCGCCGAGCCGATCGGCTCGCAGGAGCTGCAGTACTACGGCCAGAGTTCGACGCTGTACTCGGTGCAGCTCGGCGTGCGCGCGTTCGTGGTGGGCGACCAGCGTCCGCTGGGCGCGGGCTGGCGCGAGCGCGTCGACTTCACCACCTTGAACGCCGAGATCAAGGCGCTGGAGTCGATCGAGCCGCGGCTGGACAGCCTGGTGGATGCGCTGTCGGACTACCGGCCGCGTCGGCGGAGTTGA
- a CDS encoding nuclear transport factor 2 family protein, whose translation MGTHASPQDLLRHSLQVFLSKDMDAWAALCAEDVVAEFPFAPEGLPRRIEGRAALHAYLQNYPSVIDVQAIPSLHVQAAADPGVAIAEWRATGRVIATGRPYDMRYATFATFRDGLIAGYREYWNPQAFLAALDGGGF comes from the coding sequence ATGGGCACCCACGCCAGCCCGCAGGACCTGCTCCGTCACAGCCTGCAGGTCTTCCTCTCAAAGGACATGGACGCTTGGGCGGCGCTTTGCGCCGAGGATGTCGTCGCCGAGTTCCCGTTCGCGCCCGAGGGCTTGCCCCGCCGGATCGAGGGCCGCGCCGCGCTGCACGCTTACCTGCAGAACTATCCGTCTGTGATCGACGTGCAGGCCATACCAAGCCTGCATGTTCAGGCCGCCGCTGATCCCGGCGTCGCGATCGCGGAGTGGCGCGCTACCGGCCGCGTCATTGCGACCGGCCGACCCTACGACATGCGCTACGCCACCTTCGCCACCTTCCGCGATGGGCTCATCGCTGGGTATCGCGAGTACTGGAACCCGCAGGCCTTCCTCGCCGCGCTCGATGGTGGCGGCTTCTAG
- the rraA gene encoding ribonuclease E activity regulator RraA has translation MEAKTTDLCDTYGDALRVVEEPLSDFGGLIAFGGPVHTIRAYEDNSLVRAALSEPGQGRVLVVDGGGSLKRAMLGDELAALAVKNDWEGIVIFGCVRDSAALAELEIGIKALGTCPRKTDKTGQGLREVPIRIGGVDIRPGDYLYADEDGIVVSAKRLQEAG, from the coding sequence ATGGAAGCCAAGACCACCGACCTCTGCGACACCTACGGCGACGCCCTGCGGGTGGTCGAGGAGCCGCTCTCCGACTTCGGCGGCCTGATCGCCTTCGGCGGCCCGGTGCACACCATCCGCGCCTACGAGGACAACAGCCTGGTGCGCGCGGCGCTCTCCGAACCCGGCCAGGGCCGCGTGCTGGTGGTCGACGGCGGCGGCTCGCTGAAGCGCGCGATGCTCGGCGACGAACTCGCCGCGCTTGCGGTCAAGAACGACTGGGAGGGCATCGTGATCTTCGGCTGCGTGCGCGACTCCGCCGCGCTGGCTGAGCTCGAAATCGGCATCAAGGCGCTGGGCACCTGCCCGCGCAAAACCGACAAAACGGGCCAGGGCCTGCGCGAGGTGCCGATCCGCATCGGTGGCGTCGACATCCGCCCCGGCGACTATCTGTATGCCGATGAGGACGGCATCGTGGTCTCGGCCAAGCGCCTGCAGGAAGCCGGTTGA